A window from Leptospira meyeri encodes these proteins:
- a CDS encoding FliG C-terminal domain-containing protein, translated as MIYRQGNNYHFFLASADSVARIQTSILPFYPILKKKIPELPSVTSDPILFPQFLYELHYNRQTFVAKPVVTPTYMGSMKVSKDQESKPKPGFSSITKTIGGIRNSPSYLYRGKRDQFQAAKYLSLRDIIHPELSENLVREKIESLYFDAKSKTFLFRLVTILFSGTPKEEETIVSNLFRHEPEFAKFLNKQMFTVEMIPMIHGNFLQEILRDHDERFIKYILPSLSKPVYEVIRSSISKNKMKQILDGPTKKPQEGEDLISLIETELYKRFARNIYYEEGSIFTYREKGEEEQKEEVLFTNADKFQFFIDGNSLLFYGRTATKLYFKTNDWMESLRFDFFLSRKEIESKEFHRLPPDLLIEIPYYPTGIFLVGGGITKERKPFEFSLLWFDY; from the coding sequence TTGATTTACAGGCAAGGAAACAATTATCATTTTTTTTTAGCCAGTGCGGACTCAGTGGCCCGCATCCAGACTTCCATTCTTCCATTCTACCCAATCCTTAAAAAAAAGATTCCAGAACTTCCCTCTGTCACCTCAGATCCCATTCTTTTTCCTCAATTTTTATATGAGCTGCATTACAATAGGCAAACCTTTGTTGCAAAACCTGTAGTCACACCAACTTACATGGGTAGTATGAAGGTTTCCAAGGACCAAGAATCCAAACCCAAACCAGGTTTTTCTTCGATAACCAAAACGATAGGTGGAATCCGAAATTCTCCCTCCTATTTATACAGAGGGAAAAGAGACCAGTTCCAAGCGGCAAAGTATTTATCTTTGCGAGACATCATCCATCCAGAACTGTCGGAAAACTTAGTGCGGGAAAAAATTGAATCCTTATACTTTGATGCCAAAAGTAAAACCTTTCTCTTTCGGTTGGTCACCATTCTTTTTTCGGGAACCCCAAAAGAAGAGGAAACCATTGTTTCTAATTTATTTCGCCATGAACCCGAATTTGCAAAATTTTTAAACAAACAGATGTTTACCGTAGAAATGATTCCCATGATCCATGGAAACTTTTTACAAGAAATCCTTCGCGATCATGATGAACGTTTTATCAAATACATTCTTCCTAGTCTTTCAAAACCTGTATATGAGGTGATTCGGTCTTCTATTTCTAAAAACAAAATGAAACAAATTTTAGATGGACCAACAAAAAAACCTCAAGAAGGCGAAGATTTAATTTCCCTGATTGAGACTGAACTTTACAAACGGTTTGCGAGAAATATTTATTATGAAGAAGGATCCATCTTTACTTACAGGGAAAAAGGAGAAGAGGAACAAAAGGAAGAGGTTCTCTTTACCAATGCAGACAAATTCCAATTTTTTATTGATGGGAATTCTCTTCTCTTTTACGGGAGGACGGCTACAAAACTTTATTTTAAGACAAATGATTGGATGGAAAGTTTACGATTTGATTTCTTTTTATCACGAAAAGAAATCGAATCAAAAGAATTTCACAGACTTCCCCCTGACCTACTCATTGAAATTCCTTATTACCCTACAGGGATTTTTCTTGTAGGTGGAGGGATAACCAAAGAAAGGA